The genomic interval GAAACACATCCTAAACAACATGCTGATCAAACTGAGTGAGGACAGCAGGTattctcatcttcatcttcatcttcagactcaaaccatcaacgtgtcagtccgtctctcagtcctgtctcacttcctgtctgtggctctcagctctcagcccattggttcctgctgaagacatcaatctttaaaaactcctcatacatatatagtttcatgtttaaaaggctcagtcatttcctcaaacagctgctcgctgtagtttttatcaaactaacaggaggaaatagtgcatgtgttggggactattttcagcggcggatgactccacatgtggagctctagtgagtgtttgtggcagcaggacggtgtgtgtgggactgagtcaagataaactacagtgtgtgtgttcatggtgatgaaggaacatgtcacccagtgccACAGTaaggctcactgatgagttttattaataataataataataataataataataataataacaagaagaagaagatacaGAGATTACCACCAGACTACTGTAAAATATCAAAGataaagaaatagaaagaatgtgtgttaaatatgaaatTTGACGTctatttctgatgtttttcttgctgCTCGATGAATCAGGTTAAATGTATTATCAGTACATTAAAGGTAAACTAAGGTGAGCCGCTGACACACTTTATCACATGATCAGATCAGTAAATGTGTCTGATCTTTGAGTTAAACTGCTGTTATTGATTCTCCTCGACTTTAAACAAGTGCAGGTTTGTTTAACAAACGACTGACGAGCGTCATATTTTCTGTTCATCAGGAGGAAGATGATTTGGGCAGAAATCAGTTATTTCTCTAAATGGTGGAATGACATTGatgagcagaagagagagatggtcAAACGGTAACTGATTTAATcaaaaaactttttctttcatttctgaatctgcaaaaaaagacaaaaaccaagaaaagaaactaatttgtttttattcattatgatcttcttttgttgttactttctgtaatttacttttttgtattatttcatttaagttTGGTTATGTACTTTTATAATATTTACATGTTGTCATtatttaattatcatttattttttcgttttctgtcatttaaagTCGTGCTTTcttgtttcctgttgtgttcctgctctgtgattggtcagtcTGGTGAGGGCGGGGCAGTTGGAGCTGGTGACTGGCGGCTGGGTGATGGCAGATGAAGCAAACTCTCATTACTTCGCTATGTTGGATCAGCTGATTGAGGGACACCAGTGGATACAGCGACACCTGGGTTCATGTTGCCTCCATGacgtttcatttcctttcactgTTACATCATTTAATGCAGCCCACTTTTAAATTTGAAAACTTTTCTGTCCAGGTGTGAAGCCGAGCAGCGGTTGGGCGGTGGATCCGTTTGGCCACTCCCCCTCTATGACCTACCTGCTGAAGGGGGCGGGGCTTCGCAACATGGTCATCCAACGAGCTCACTACGCCATCAAGAAGCACTTCGCTCAGCAACAGACACTGGAGTTTCTATGGCGACAGAGCTGGGGTGGGTGTGGGcgagagacactgagacagtATGTGAtaataaaagaacaaataataGTTAATTAATTCAAAGAAGTGTTGTAATTACTTTAAGTCTTTCCCAGATGTTTGTGTGAGATTAAATTTACATAATAATTTGGGTAAACTATGTAAAGCGTGTTTCTCTAACCCTGCCCACTTCCTGTGTGTTAGACTCCTCCCCCCGCAGTGACATCATGTGTCACTTGATGCCATTCTACAGCTACGATGTACCGCACACGTGCGGTCCGAACCCCGCTGTCTGTTGTCAGTTCGATTTCCACCGCCTGCCAGGGAGGCGGGTCTTCTGTCCATGGAGGATACCAccgcagccaatcacagagcagaacGTCCAAGAGAGGTAAGAACGGGGTGGGGCCAAGGATAACAATAATTAGatcattaatatttattattttagttattaTTGACAGTAGTTACTGGTTTAACAAAGTGTATAGTTTTAGCCTTAAAACAGCTGAGTTCTGTGAATTAgatttttgagtttttctttgAGTTTCCTGGCCTTTTCTGATTTTCTtgagactttttcttttcattttgtgactcaTACTATATAGACTATAACTATAGTAGCAGTATAGTAACTAATAGCCCTCTGACTCACAagtgaaaaagtgaataaaCACTGAGTTGCTGCAGATTTggataaaatgtatttcagctttattttagcAGGTTAGAAACCAACTTCCAGTCTGCTTTGACAGTTTTATGTGTTTCAGAACAGAAAATCATGCAGAAAAAGTTGTGCAGTTAATTTATCATTGAAATAAATCTTAATTTATAATCTTTTCCATCAGCGTCCCTTATGTGCGACTGTGTGATTGTTAGGTGTATGAGACTGTATGCAGGGGctctttatgtttctgtttataATGTTGTCTTATCGATCTGTAGACCTCAGTGagctcctctgtgtcctctcagAGCTCTCCTCCTATTGGATCAGTACCGTCAGAAGTCTCGTCTCTTTCGTTCTCCGGTTCTTCTCGTTCCGCTTGGTGACGACTTTCGGTTCACGGAGTTGAGCGAGTGGGACGCTCAGTTCAGTAACTACCAGAAACTCTTCGACTACTTCGACCAACACCCGGAGCTCCACATCAAGGTGAACACCAGAGACACCTGGGAGTGGGCGGGGCATGAAGGGAGGGAATACCCACGGTGATAATATGTTGTCTTTCTTTAAGTTGTGACTGCAGGAATCACATCATTTTAAGTTGGAAAATTTAGATTTAACAGCTCAGATGATCAAACCTTAGAGCACAGCCAGACATCACACTGAGGTTAATGATCTGATGTATGAAGAGAAAGTTTTAATATCTCAATGAAAAAACTatgataaaacaaataataaacaatgaACCAAGTGTTTGTGGTCGAGACCATAGAGATATATGATGAAGACTCTTTTATTAATAACACTGAGAAGAGAAACATGTTTCACCCAGCGCTTCATCCGACTCATGAAAAGCTAtaagtgaaaacaacacattgatAATAATTCGTTTAATAATTACTGATGTTACACTCAGGTGTACAACGATCAATGCAACcatcataaaaatataaaacatacacaaacaaaagagattatattttataaaatctGGTGTCTCTTTAAATGTATGTTGAACTGATGTTTGTTGCGTTTCTtccagctgtgtgttgttgttttgttattgtgtcTTAATCATCACAACCTGAATATatcaattcttcttcttctctgttttcaggcTCGATTCGGGACTCTCTCAGATTACTTTGAAGCTCTGCGTCGGCATCTGAACGCAGCAGGAACAACTCTGCCGACACTTCGGGGCGACTTCTTCACATACGCCGACCGTGATGATCATTACTGGAGCGGATACTTCACCTCAAGACCGTTCTACAAGCGCCTCGACAGGACGCTGGAGGCCACACTCAGGTCCGCTATCTCGTTTATTTATATGACTCATGTACgctatcttgtttatttatacGACTCAGGACCGCTACCTCGTTTATTTATACAACTCAGGTACactatcttgtttatttatatgaCTCATCTACGCtatctcttttatttatatgacTCATGTACGCTATCTCTTTTATTTATACGACATGTACGCTATCTCGTTTATTTATACAACTCAGGTCCGCTATTTCGTTTATTCATACGACTCAGGTCCGCCATCTCGTTTATTTATACGACTCGTGTACACtatctcatttatttatacGACTCATGTACGCTATCTCGTTTATTTATACGAATCAGATACGCTATCTCGTTTATTTATACGACTCATGTACGCTATCTCATTTATCTATATAACTCAGGTCCGCTAACTTGTTTATCTATATGACTCAGGTCCGCTATCTCGTTTATTTATATGACTCAGGTATGCTATCTCCTTTATTTATACGACTCATGTACGCTATCTCATTTATCTATATAACTCAGGTCCGCTAACTTGTTTATCTATATGACTCAGGTCCGCTATCTCGTTTATTTATACGACTCATGTACGCTATCTCATTTATCTATACGACTCATGTACGCAATCTCGTTTATTTATACGAATCAGGTACGCTATCTCGTTTATTTATACGACTCCGGTATGCTATCTCGCTTATTTATACGACTCATGTACGCTATCTCATTTATCTATATAACTCAGGTCCTCTATCTTGTTTATCTATATGGCTCAGGTCAGCTATCTCGTTTACTTATACGACTCATGTACGCTATCTCATTTATCTATATGACTCAGGTCCGCTATCTCGTTTATTTATACGACTCATGTACGCTATCTCATTTATCTATATAACTCAGGTCCGCTAACTTGTTTATCTATATGACTCAGGTCCGCTATCTCGTTTATTTATACGACTCATGTACGCTATCTCATTTATCTATATAACTCAGGTCCTCTATCTTGTTTATCTATATGACTCAGGTCCGCTATCTCGTTTATTTATACGACTCATGTACGCTATCTTATTTATCTCTATGACTCAGGAACGCTATCTCAATTCATCATCTTTTTgacttcttctctctctgacagagcGACAGAAATCCTCTTCAGCCTGACGTTGGCTGAAATGCGTCGTTTCCATGGCAACGGTGGTCTCGTAGCAGACTTCCCAGCACATGAACACTTCCAGTGTCTGACGACGGGGAGGCGGAGCCTGGCGTTGTTCCAGCATCACGACGCTGTCACCGGCACCGCCCGCGAACCCGTGGTGGTCGACTACGGCACCAGGTGGATACTTCCGGTTAGCAGCCTAGCCTGTTAGCATTTTGGCATTGTCAGAAGTTAAAGAATTAGTTGGTTTTAGTTGTGGAAGgtgaaaaaacacacttaaaggACATGTTCGGACATTAATATGTTAGCAGTTGAATATGTGGACATTAGCACGCAGGGTAACAGGTTTGAAAGAAAAATTTGCATGTCAAAACTTTGTAttacactgtacactgtgtaACACTTATTTAGGTTATTAAcctaaaaaaatgtttacaagTAAAGGTTCTACTATTGTAGCATGTTAGTAGAAGGGGTTTTGAAGCAGGAGTTAACAGGTAAAAACTAGCTGGTGTTAGCATGGAAAGTATGATTTTAGGTAAAGTTTTGTTGAGTGACTGTAgttaaaataattttttaatCGTAAATTCGTAAAGTTTTATTGCTTAATAAGTTTCTTAGAtattttttcagatttcagattctttaaaaaaattgaTACTCCATTAGATTTTCGGATAACAAACACATATTAGCATCGCAGCACCTGGAACACATTAGCGCCCTTAGCGTTAGCatgttttttgtctcatttgtccTTCCATGCTTTCTGTTGAAGGACGACGTCGTCATTGGCAACGGTAACAGGTACCATCTTGCTTCTTGTGAGCAGTTAGCTTTAGCCTCCTATCATGCCCATTCATTTAGCATTAGCATCTAACATAAACTTTCCATCACTCCCGTTTGATAAGCatattgttaatgttgtgtaatacagtgtttttttttcagccattgttaatatttatatttttaagtgAAATTGTGAGATTTGTTTGAAGGTTTTGATAATGTACTAAAGTTTTTTTAGGCTTTAGGACGTCGTAGTACGTAGTAAGTCAATATTGTGCAGACCTAAATGACTCAAACAGTTTGAATAAAGTCaatcactgaaaataaaatgaacaaatgaaaatcaaaaaacttttcaaaaactAACATTTCtgaacttcaaaataaaaaatgtgaactaaaatgttattttacaggTTGTTTCACTCGATCCTGAACCTGCGCCAGGTGCTGCAGAGCTCCGCCCACTGGCTGCTCCTATTGGACAAAAGCCAGTACCACAATGACCAATCAATACCCTTCCTGCAAATGGTGACTTTTGACCCCATCACCTCTTTTACAGTTGACCTATGgagtattttgatatttctatggcatgtacagtatactgtatgtaatagATTTTAACTCCACACATTATAATcttatctaatctaatctgtTCATCAGTTTAACTGTGATCAGTTCAGGAATAACAAACTAGTTTTAGCTTCACATCACAGACACATCACATCAGTAGGTTTCAGAATtataaacagataaaaatgtaaaaatgagtttataaaaacataattaatacTTAACCCCTCAGAGGTTgatgttgtgaaatgtttttcaggaTGATGTGATCTCAGCGCAGGACGCTCTGCCTCAGAAGTCGTCGCTCATGCTCAGTGATGAGCCCAGGTGAGGGGGCAGGGCTTACAGAACACcttactttacttttcttttattattaatgacacaaatacacaacagttCCATCTGCAGTTAGTGGCTAtaaatatttagtaacaactAATCTCTACGTCAGAACTAGTTAGTGGGTTATTATGGGTATTTTTCACGCTGAGAATCCCAAAATAGGTAAATAACTTTCTTCACTTGCGCTGGCTTGGTGCCATCCTGCCCGGTCGGTCTTATTACGTTAGCTAATATTTGCACTGTTGCTTCTTGGTCACGtgactttgatttatgaccaagtacctgcagaactaatgacattcatcagcctcagctggactctaCTGTTTGCTGCTaataagctaatgttagcatgctaaactaacattatacctgctaaaccagtttttttgtcacatgGACTTGTTTCAGGTCATTGATCATCTTTAACCCGACAGAGCAGCTCCGTAAATCTGTCATCAGTGTCGTCGTCGACTCTCCGGATGCTCGTGTTGTCGACACAGAAACCGGTCAACCAATGGCTGCACAGGTCTCTGCGGTGTGGGCGGAGCCGAACCGGGCGTCCACAGAAGCTTTCCAGGTGAAGAACAGTTCAATTCATTCAATTAttccactttattttttttcaattattttatatctgtaatttgtcattttctcctagtcatgtttattcattcacatcattttcacatcagtttgtgtattttatgaTTTCATTCTGGGAAAGATCTCAACCACCcacatattattattgttattattattattattattaaacccCAAAGGGGTAGAACCCTTGTGTGTTCATGTcggtttattattattattatcattattgttattatttataattacaTGGTTCAGACTTAAGTTTAATGCGTTACATTCGGTCTTATTTCTGGTTACTGTTAAGCCCCTCCTCTGAgcagtgattgtccaatcacagcttgtTGTGGTGGAGGACATTTTAAACTTTGTATTTTTGCCTTCAGCTCGACTTCGTTGCTGAACTTCCTCCTCTATCACTGGTCATGTATCATGTGACCAAAGCCTCTGTTGGCTCCACCCACCGGGCCCGTTACACTTTCCATCGTCATGGCAACCCTCCCACCGTCCAAGCCGAACACTTCCAGGTGTCCCGTCCAGAAGGACCTGAGGCCGACGCCCCCCTGTCGCTTAGCAACAAGCACGTCCAAATATGGAGTTCCCTGGAGACTGGcctgctgcaggtcagagttttcaaattaaatgtctGTCCAGagtattaaaaaagaaaagaaaaataactttcatttaacagcaaaaaatacaacaaaaaagtTATTCATTCAGCAAAATGtttcaaagtgaaaaaagtatatgttttgattattatatgttattattattcaattcaattactGATTTTAATTGTTCGCAAAATTATTTATGAATCTATTTCAAGTATGACattaatcattatttatttttactaattctagtttctttaaaatgtgactaaagctttaagtttttaaaatttTGAAATGTAGAAGCTCCGTCTGCAGTCTGGTCTGGTCCGGCAGGTCCAGGTCCAGTTTCTCTGGTAcggaaccagaaccagaacgaATAGGGACAAGAGCGGAGCCTACCTGTTCCTTccgggggaggagggggcacAGGTAAGACCAGAACTAGAACCACAACCCAGGGTGGCTTCAGGtccttaaaaagtcttaaatatttatgtattgatgatgtcatcaggatCTAAAAGTCCGAAAATGCCTGAACGTGTCATCTTTGATGAAATCAACAACGGTTGAATTGGCTGTCTTTGTCCCCTGGTGGCCACCGTAGCTTCTGTCTGGAAGGCGTGGAGGAGCTAGGTCGTTAGCTAACCTGCAGATGCTCCAGTGCTTCCGTTTAGCCGTTAATCTCCGGTATTTCAGAGTAAATGTCATTCATGTCGTTAAACCCGTCGACTATCAATAATAATACAGGAGTCTAAATGACTTCCAGCACAGAGATGGTCTTTCTACCTCGATACAGCCTCGTTCAGACAGTTGTACTGATTAATATTAAggacaaatattatttttttcacactaATGTGTATTTGGACACACCAGTCATTTTGAACtgacagtatatatatttactgagaAGAGTATgcttatattttcacatttgatatttatttttattgcaaaatTGGCCTTAAATTTAGTTAAACGTCTTAAAAGTCTTAAATTTTattagaattagaattagaaatAACACCGTGAGAACCACAAACCAGTCGGACCCACATCAGTCAGACCAGGActaaatctctctctttctctctttgattCACTGTgaatgtctctctccctcctgcagcTCTACTCGTCCTCA from Enoplosus armatus isolate fEnoArm2 chromosome 18, fEnoArm2.hap1, whole genome shotgun sequence carries:
- the man2a1 gene encoding LOW QUALITY PROTEIN: alpha-mannosidase 2 (The sequence of the model RefSeq protein was modified relative to this genomic sequence to represent the inferred CDS: substituted 1 base at 1 genomic stop codon) translates to MKRSRVLVVLVGGVFCVAVMSLYRMLELMQGAELQDRGETPAGQVDNMSLXIQSDLSRLQQKIDRLEYLLSSNNRLVATLRDSLLHRKASWETGGGANVSSDSTHDQADTLPGCRLAEEMKDGTEEVQLLDVYNLLPFDNPDGGAWKQGFEIHYHGNEWDEQPLELFLVPHSHNDPGWLKTFDSYYQDQTKHILNNMLIKLSEDSRRKMIWAEISYFSKWWNDIDEQKREMVKRLVRAGQLELVTGGWVMADEANSHYFAMLDQLIEGHQWIQRHLGVKPSSGWAVDPFGHSPSMTYLLKGAGLRNMVIQRAHYAIKKHFAQQQTLEFLWRQSWDSSPRSDIMCHLMPFYSYDVPHTCGPNPAVCCQFDFHRLPGRRVFCPWRIPPQPITEQNVQERALLLLDQYRQKSRLFRSPVLLVPLGDDFRFTELSEWDAQFSNYQKLFDYFDQHPELHIKARFGTLSDYFEALRRHLNAAGTTLPTLRGDFFTYADRDDHYWSGYFTSRPFYKRLDRTLEATLRATEILFSLTLAEMRRFHGNGGLVADFPAHEHFQCLTTGRRSLALFQHHDAVTGTAREPVVVDYGTRLFHSILNLRQVLQSSAHWLLLLDKSQYHNDQSIPFLQMDDVISAQDALPQKSSLMLSDEPRSLIIFNPTEQLRKSVISVVVDSPDARVVDTETGQPMAAQVSAVWAEPNRASTEAFQLDFVAELPPLSLVMYHVTKASVGSTHRARYTFHRHGNPPTVQAEHFQVSRPEGPEADAPLSLSNKHVQIWSSLETGLLQKLRLQSGLVRQVQVQFLWYGTRTRTNRDKSGAYLFLPGEEGAQLYSSSEPPMVRVSRGLVFSDITSCFPHFTHRVRLYHLNGHAGRSLEISNMVDIRSEVNRELVMRLVSDIGNGNRFYSDLNSFQMQQRRTLSKLPLQANFYPMSSASFLQDSTSRVSLLSAQSQAVASLRPGELEVVLDRRLQQDDNRGLGQGVTDNKLTASLYQLLLEDRKGGAQEVGGASIEHLSLLAHLTSLSLCHPPITMVAPSNSQLPKLRPFLPLRSSLPCDVHLLNLRTLEDTQEAGSPSQEVALLLHRKGFDCSSAPEPSLQCTWSTHEEVNLDDLFSPLHFRSVRRSGLTLLREDDEPESAQQQQPSSRVTRLRPMEISAFRVEID